A window from Cinclus cinclus chromosome 4, bCinCin1.1, whole genome shotgun sequence encodes these proteins:
- the USP15 gene encoding ubiquitin carboxyl-terminal hydrolase 15 isoform X5 — MNNRNVKNSNYCLPSYTAYKNYDYSEPGRHNEQPGLCGLSNLGNTCFMNSAIQCLSNTPPLTEYFLNDKYQEELNFDNPLGMRGEIAKSYAELIKQMWSGKYSYVTPRAFKTQVGRFAPQFSGYQQQDCQELLAFLLDGLHEDLNRIRKKPYIQLKDADGRPDKVVAEEAWENHLKRNDSIIVDIFHGLFKSTLVCPECAKISVTFDPFCYLTLPLPMKKERTLEVYLVRMDPLAKPMQYKVVVPKIGNILDLCTALSALSGVAADKMIVTDIYNHRFHRIFGMDENLSSIMERDDIYVFEIAINRTEDTEQVIIPVCLREKCRHTSYSHSGSLLFGQPFLIAVPRNNTEDKLYNLLLLRMCRYVKTCTESEDTEGSLHCCKDHGINGNGPNGIHEEGSPSEMETDEQDDESSQDQELPSENENSQSEDSVGGDNDSENGLCEDTCKGQPLTGHKKRLFTFQFNNLGNTDINYIKDDTRHIRFDDRQPRLDERSFLALDWDPELKKRYFDDSAAEDFEKHESVEYKPPKKPFVKLKDCIELFTTKEKLGAEDPWYCPNCKEHQQATKKLDLWSLPPVLVVHLKRFSYSRYMRDKLDTLVDFPINDLDMSEFLINPNAGPCRYNLIAVSNHYGGMGGGHYTAFAKNKDDGKWYYFDDSSVSTASEDQIVSKAAYVLFYQRQDTISGTGFFPLDRETKQGASAATGIPLESDEDSNENDNDIENENCMHTN; from the exons TGTGAAAAACTCAAACTACTGTCTCCCATCATATACTGCTTATAAGAATTATGATTATTCAGAGCCAGGAAGACACAATGAGCAGCCAGGCCTGTGTGGCCTCAGTAACTTGGGGAATACATGTTTCATGAATTCAGCAATTCAG TGTCTGAGCAACACACCTCCTCTTACAGAGTACTTCCTTAATGATAAATACCAAGAAGAGCTGAATTTTGACAATCCTTTAGGAATGCGAGGTGAAATAGCAAAATCTTACGCTGAGCTTATCAAGCAAATGTGGTCAGGAAAATACAGCTATGTTACCCCAAGAGCATTTAAG aCACAAGTGGGACGATTTGCACCACAGTTTTCTGGTTATCAGCAACAAGATTGTCAAGAGCTACTGGCTTTTCTCTTGGATGGCTTACATGAGGATTTGAATAGAATTAGGAAAAAGCCTTATATTCAGTTAAAGGATGCGGATGGGAGACCAGACAAG GTGGTTGCTGAAGAAGCCTGGGAAAACCATTTAAAGAGAAATGACTCCATCATTGTAGATATATTTCATGGCCTTTTTAAATCTACCTTAGTTTGTCCTGAATGTGCTAAGATATCTGTAACCTTTGATCCCTTCTGTTACTTGACACTTCCATTACCCATGAAAAAAGAACGCACTTTGGAAGTTTATTTAGTTAGAATGGATCCACTTGCAAAGCCTATGCAG tacAAAGTAGTTGTTCCCAAAATTGGAAATATATTGGATCTTTGCACAGCGTTGTCGGCTTTGTCTGGTGTTGCTGCAGATAAG atgatTGTTACTGATATATACAATCACAGGTTCCACAGGATATTTGGCATGGATGAAAATCTAAGTAGTATTATGGAACGCGATGACATTTATGT ATTTGAAATTGCTATCAATAGAACAGAAGACACGGAACAAGTCATAATTCCTGTTTGCTTAAGGGAAAAGTGCAGGCACACTAGCTACAGCCATAGTGGTTCTTTACTATTTGGTCAACCTTTTCTCATAGCAGTGCCTAGAAACAATACTGAAGATAAACTGTATAACCTGCTGCTGCTAAGAATGTG CCGATATGTAAAAACATGTACTGAAAGTGAAGACACTGAAGGTTCCCTGCATTGCTGTAAGGACCATGGTATCAATGGTAATGGCCCAAATGGAATACATGAAGAAGGATCCCCAA GTGAAATGGAGACAGATGAGCAAGATGATGAATCCAGCCAGGATCAGGAACTTCCCTCAGAGAATGAAAATAGCCAGTCAGAAGACTCAGTTGGGGGTGACAATGACTCTGAAAATGGATTATGTGAGGATACTTGCAAAGGTCAACCACTCACGGGACACAAAAAGCGATTGTTTACATTCCAGTTCAATAATTTAGGCAATACTGACATAAACTACATCAAAGATGATACCAGGCATATTAGATTTGATGATAGGCAACCTAGGCTTGATG aAAGATCTTTCCTTGCTTTGGATTGGGATCCTGAATTGAAGAAGAGATACTTTGATGATAGTGCAGCAGAG GattttgaaaaacatgaaaGTGTGGAATATAAGCCTCCCAAAAAGCCTTTTGTGAAATTAAAAGACTGCATTGAGCTGTTcacaacaaaggaaaaactAGGTGCTGAAGACCCATG gtATTGTCCAAACTGTAAAGAACATCAGCAAGCTACTAAGAAGTTAGACTTGTGGTCACTTCCCCCCGTACTGGTAGTTCATCTGAAGCGCTTTTCCTACAGCAGATATATGAGGGACAAGTTGGATACATTGGTTGACTTCCCAATAAA tgaCTTGGACATGTCAGAGTTCCTTATTAATCCCAATGCAGGGCCTTGCCGCTACAACTTGATTGCTGTCTCCAACCACTATGGAGGAATGGGAGGAGGGCATT ATACTGCTTTTGCAAAAAATAAGGATGATGGAAAATGGTACTACTTTGATGACAGTAGTGTATCCACTGCAAGTGAGGACCAGATAGTG TCCAAAGCAGCGTATGTGCTCTTCTACCAGAGACAGGACACAATCAGTGGAACTGGCTTTTTCCCACTTGACCGGGAAACTAAACAAGGTGCTTCAGCTGCCACAGGCATCCCACTAGAAAGTGATGAAGACAGCAATGAAAATGATAATGatattgaaaatgaaaattgtatGCACACTAACTGA